A window of the Proteus terrae subsp. cibarius genome harbors these coding sequences:
- a CDS encoding ABC-F family ATPase has product MLISNNITMQFGSKPLFENISVKFGGGNRYGLIGANGSGKSTFMKILGGDLVPSSGNVFLDPNERLGKLKQDQFAYEEFTVLDTVIMGHTELWEVKQERERIYSLPEMSEEDGLRVADLEVKFGEMDGYTVESRAGELLLNVGIPLEQHNGPMSEVAPGWKLRVLLAQALFADPDILLLDEPTNNLDIDTIRWLEQTLNERNSTMIIISHDRHFLNMVCTHMADLDYGALAVHPGNYDEYMFAATQARERLLADNAKKKAQISELQSFVSRFSANASKSRQATSRAKQIEKIQLAEVKASSRQNPFIRFEQEKKLFRNALEVENISKGYDDTPLFKDVNMMLEVGEKVAILGNNGVGKSTMIKTLVGELAADTGRLKWSENSNIGYYAQDHAIDFEVNMTVFDWMSLWMKPEDDEQSVRSVLGRLLFSQDDLKKSVQVLSGGEKGRMLFGKLMMQKPNILIMDEPTNHLDMESIESLNMALELYQGTLIFVSHDREFVSSLANRIIEITPEKVTNFQGTYDEFLAKKGVTL; this is encoded by the coding sequence TTGTTAATCAGCAATAATATCACTATGCAGTTTGGCTCAAAGCCACTGTTTGAAAACATTTCTGTCAAATTCGGTGGCGGAAATCGCTATGGTTTAATTGGTGCCAACGGTAGCGGTAAATCAACCTTTATGAAAATTTTAGGTGGCGATCTAGTGCCAAGTAGTGGCAACGTATTCCTCGATCCTAATGAACGTCTTGGTAAACTAAAACAAGACCAGTTCGCTTATGAAGAGTTTACTGTGCTTGATACCGTGATTATGGGTCACACTGAACTTTGGGAAGTGAAGCAAGAGCGTGAACGCATTTATAGCTTACCTGAAATGAGCGAAGAAGATGGTTTACGTGTTGCCGATCTTGAAGTGAAATTTGGTGAAATGGACGGTTACACCGTTGAATCTCGTGCGGGTGAATTATTACTAAACGTAGGTATTCCATTAGAACAACATAATGGCCCTATGAGTGAAGTGGCTCCGGGTTGGAAATTACGTGTGTTACTTGCACAAGCCCTGTTTGCTGATCCAGATATTTTGTTACTGGATGAACCGACGAACAACTTGGATATTGATACTATTCGTTGGCTTGAGCAAACGCTAAATGAACGTAACAGTACCATGATCATTATTTCCCATGACCGTCACTTCCTAAATATGGTATGTACGCACATGGCTGACTTAGATTATGGTGCGCTTGCTGTTCATCCGGGTAACTATGATGAATATATGTTTGCTGCAACCCAAGCGCGTGAACGTTTATTAGCAGATAATGCGAAGAAAAAAGCACAGATTAGTGAATTACAATCTTTTGTAAGTCGCTTTAGTGCTAATGCATCTAAATCACGCCAAGCAACCTCTCGCGCTAAGCAAATTGAGAAAATTCAATTAGCTGAAGTTAAAGCCTCTAGCCGCCAAAACCCATTCATTCGCTTCGAACAAGAGAAAAAATTATTCCGTAATGCGCTTGAAGTGGAAAATATCTCTAAAGGCTATGATGATACCCCGCTGTTTAAAGACGTCAATATGATGCTTGAAGTGGGTGAAAAAGTTGCCATTTTAGGTAACAACGGCGTGGGTAAATCGACAATGATCAAAACATTAGTCGGTGAATTAGCAGCAGATACTGGTCGTTTAAAATGGTCTGAAAACTCAAACATTGGCTATTATGCACAAGATCATGCAATTGATTTTGAAGTCAATATGACGGTGTTTGATTGGATGAGCTTATGGATGAAACCAGAAGACGACGAGCAATCTGTACGTAGCGTATTAGGACGTTTACTGTTCTCTCAAGATGATTTGAAAAAATCAGTTCAAGTTTTATCAGGTGGTGAAAAAGGCAGAATGTTATTTGGTAAGCTGATGATGCAAAAACCAAATATTCTGATTATGGATGAACCAACTAACCACTTAGATATGGAGTCTATCGAATCACTGAATATGGCATTAGAGCTTTATCAAGGCACTTTGATTTTTGTTTCTCATGACCGTGAATTCGTAAGTTCATTAGCAAACCGTATTATTGAAATTACACCTGAAAAAGTGACTAATTTCCAAGGAACTTACGATGAGTTCCTTGCGAAGAAAGGTGTCACACTTTAA
- a CDS encoding NAD(P)H-binding protein — MKTWVIFGAGGKGVGAHIADIGVTQQRPVVALVRSEEAANRLKEKGIKTIIGDAIDAKAVEAVLTLAGKEADIISTMGGENDYLAHRTVIDIAEKMDFQRMLMVSSLGCGDSWAALSDRAKAAFGQAVREKSLAEVWLQTSHFDYAIVRPGGLLNGEETGKAQLYQYEETHGLVNRRDVARLVTQLLEADLLGDQIYAVVEPGLAPSK; from the coding sequence GTGAAAACATGGGTTATTTTTGGCGCTGGCGGTAAAGGTGTTGGCGCACATATTGCAGATATTGGTGTTACACAACAACGCCCTGTTGTGGCTCTAGTTCGTTCCGAAGAAGCGGCTAATCGTTTAAAAGAAAAAGGGATAAAAACCATTATCGGGGATGCGATTGATGCTAAAGCAGTTGAAGCGGTTTTAACATTAGCAGGAAAAGAAGCAGATATTATTTCCACAATGGGGGGGGAAAATGATTATCTAGCTCATCGAACCGTCATTGATATTGCGGAAAAAATGGATTTTCAACGTATGCTAATGGTTTCATCTTTAGGATGTGGTGACAGTTGGGCTGCCTTATCTGACAGAGCAAAAGCAGCGTTTGGCCAAGCCGTAAGAGAAAAATCATTGGCTGAAGTGTGGTTACAAACCAGCCATTTTGATTATGCAATAGTAAGACCGGGGGGATTACTTAATGGTGAAGAAACGGGCAAAGCTCAGCTTTATCAATATGAAGAGACTCATGGTTTAGTGAATCGCCGAGATGTTGCGCGTTTAGTGACTCAGCTTCTTGAAGCCGACCTTCTAGGTGATCAAATTTATGCAGTAGTTGAACCGGGTTTAGCACCTTCCAAATAG